A genomic segment from uncultured Desulfuromonas sp. encodes:
- a CDS encoding alkaline phosphatase encodes MMISRYKSHRPVHILLTVLAVVSLPWLGGCQSHSETETKAGPAATHNEQQVNEHHAQKPATAVEQPAVVSHAKNVILLIGDGMGFNHLAAGSLYRSGELDAPPYRDFTVKLAMSTYLYGGSYDASLAWSGFAQVKKGATDSAAAATALACGSKTFKAGLGVDCQRQPVDNIVEYAEKRGKSTGIVTSVPLSHATPAGFGAHNVSRRNYEEIAREMILNSGVDVLMGGGHPWYDNDGQLLPVPKSYQYVGGETLWHQLQQGDVGNDADGDGIEDHWTLIESREDFDRLASGETPRRLLGVPRIAQTLQQERKLQGDGDYGSHVTTQVVEPYTVPLIPTVPTLVEMSRAALNVLDNNEKGFFLMIEGGAIDWASHDNQSDRLIEEQVDFDRTVAAVCDWVERNSSWQDTLVLVTADHECGYLTGPGSDPDWKPVTNNGAGKLPGLEWHHTSHTNSLVPLLARGANAEQLAARATATDPVRGAYVDNIDLFPVMQSVLAK; translated from the coding sequence ATGATGATATCTCGATATAAAAGCCATCGCCCAGTACACATCCTCTTGACGGTTCTCGCCGTTGTCAGTCTGCCTTGGCTGGGCGGCTGTCAGAGCCACAGTGAAACCGAAACGAAAGCCGGACCTGCTGCGACACACAACGAACAGCAGGTCAATGAACATCACGCTCAGAAACCAGCCACAGCCGTTGAACAACCTGCGGTCGTCTCCCATGCTAAAAACGTCATCCTGCTCATTGGTGACGGTATGGGCTTCAATCATCTGGCGGCGGGGAGTCTCTATCGCAGTGGAGAGCTTGATGCTCCACCTTATCGCGACTTCACGGTCAAACTGGCGATGAGCACTTACCTCTATGGCGGTTCTTATGATGCCTCACTGGCGTGGAGTGGCTTCGCCCAAGTCAAAAAAGGCGCCACGGATTCGGCTGCGGCAGCAACAGCTCTGGCCTGCGGCAGCAAAACATTCAAGGCAGGGCTGGGTGTGGATTGTCAACGCCAGCCTGTGGATAACATTGTGGAATACGCTGAAAAGCGAGGAAAATCCACCGGGATTGTCACCAGTGTACCGTTGAGCCACGCCACCCCGGCCGGTTTTGGTGCGCACAATGTCAGCCGCCGCAATTATGAAGAGATTGCCCGCGAAATGATCCTCAACAGTGGCGTGGATGTCCTCATGGGTGGCGGGCACCCCTGGTACGACAACGATGGTCAGCTGCTGCCAGTTCCGAAAAGTTATCAATATGTCGGTGGTGAAACACTGTGGCATCAACTGCAACAAGGCGACGTCGGCAATGATGCTGATGGAGATGGCATTGAAGACCACTGGACCCTGATCGAAAGTCGTGAAGATTTTGACCGACTGGCTAGCGGTGAGACACCCCGCCGCCTGCTCGGCGTGCCGCGCATTGCCCAAACCCTTCAGCAAGAACGCAAACTTCAGGGCGACGGTGATTACGGCAGCCATGTCACGACACAGGTTGTTGAGCCGTACACGGTTCCGCTGATTCCCACGGTGCCGACCTTGGTCGAAATGAGTCGCGCGGCGCTCAACGTGCTGGACAATAATGAAAAAGGCTTTTTCCTGATGATTGAGGGTGGTGCCATCGACTGGGCCAGCCACGACAACCAGTCGGACCGCCTGATCGAAGAACAGGTCGATTTCGACCGCACCGTTGCTGCGGTATGCGACTGGGTGGAACGCAACAGCTCTTGGCAGGACACACTGGTACTGGTCACTGCGGACCATGAATGCGGTTATCTGACCGGTCCTGGTTCGGACCCGGATTGGAAGCCGGTGACCAATAACGGTGCCGGCAAACTCCCCGGCCTCGAATGGCATCACACCAGCCACACCAACTCTCTGGTTCCACTGCTTGCCCGTGGTGCTAACGCCGAACAACTGGCTGCCCGCGCCACCGCGACCGACCCGGTGCGCGGAGCGTATGTGGACAACATTGATCTGTTTCCGGTCATGCAATCGGTGTTGGCGAAATAA